Proteins encoded together in one Benincasa hispida cultivar B227 chromosome 1, ASM972705v1, whole genome shotgun sequence window:
- the LOC120089763 gene encoding uncharacterized protein LOC120089763, producing MGRRRKNMAVTHQDLLPSPRSSELGSKMGTFLMILTVICGLCCFILCLIAESTRSQVIWMGVDENNKNGGKRCSYSGSGKTPLLCTASAFLGMAVMMVVQHLYVLIAVSKSPPPALIAWDPSFATSKSLTFQAAFFFVSTWISFAVGEILLLIGLSVESGHLNNWSSPKESCLVIKEGLFSAAGVFQLATVFLAAGLYMTAVRAQRIFEEQENVRREVLESYHIHSSPPRSSSPPLQPMPPIAREDPVIRHSHHHQEAPFFSLLQSTAPFCKLSA from the exons atgggaagaagaagaaaaaatatggCAGTGACACATCAAGATCTTCTCCCGAGTCCAAGGAGCTCTGAATTAGGCAGCAAAATGGGGACTTTTCTTATGATTTTGACCGTCATTTGTGGCCTATGTTGCTTCATTCTTTGCCTCATTGCTGAGTCCACTCGTTCTCAG GTGATATGGATGGGTGTGgatgaaaataataagaatGGAGGAAAGAGATGCTCGTACAGTGGCAGCGGGAAGACACCGCTGCTGTGCACGGCGAGCGCATTTCTGGGGATGGCGGTGATGATGGTGGTGCAACATTTGTATGTGTTGATTGCAGTGAGTAAGTCACCGCCTCCTGCTCTCATTGCTTGGGATCCTTCTTTTGCCACCTCCAAATCTCTAACCTTTCAAGCTGCTTTCTTCTTCGTTTCGACATG GATAAGTTTTGCAGTGGGAGAAATTTTGTTGTTAATAGGATTGAGTGTGGAGTCGGGGCATCTTAACAACTGGTCAAGTCCAAAAGAAAGCTGCTTGGTGATCAAAGAAGGTTTGTTTTCAGCAGCCGGAGTTTTCCAATTGGCCACGGTGTTCCTTGCCGCCGGCCTCTACATGACCGCGGTGCGAGCACAGAGAATATTTGAAGAGCAAGAAAATGTGAGAAGAGAAGTGCTGGAAAGTTACCATATCCACAGTTCGCCACCACGGTCGTCATCGCCGCCGCTACAGCCAATGCCGCCGATTGCAAGAGAAGACCCTGTAATCAGACATAGCCACCACCATCAAGAGGCTCCCTTTTTTTCGCTGCTTCAATCCACTGCCCCTTTCTGTAAACTCTCTGCttag